One region of Demequina sp. TMPB413 genomic DNA includes:
- a CDS encoding DedA family protein — protein MPGIPGFVEELGWWAVFLFLFCVVLLRAQGTYWLGRWARKGAETGAQSHSVRAASMARRLSGPGADKARDYLERWGFIGIPASFLTVGFQTMVNASAGFIRMRWDLYTVAMIPGCIMWAALYTGVTYSLVGAWSRSPWLLAAAVLGVAALLVAAAALTRRRRSAGSSVRTPQ, from the coding sequence ATGCCAGGGATCCCCGGCTTCGTCGAGGAGCTCGGCTGGTGGGCCGTGTTCCTCTTCCTCTTCTGTGTGGTGTTGCTGAGGGCTCAAGGCACCTATTGGCTCGGACGATGGGCACGCAAGGGTGCGGAGACTGGCGCTCAGTCACACAGCGTGCGCGCAGCTTCGATGGCACGCAGGCTGTCGGGGCCTGGCGCTGACAAGGCCCGTGACTACCTGGAACGCTGGGGCTTCATCGGGATTCCCGCGTCGTTTCTCACGGTGGGCTTCCAGACGATGGTGAATGCCTCCGCTGGCTTCATCAGGATGCGATGGGATCTCTACACCGTCGCGATGATTCCTGGTTGCATCATGTGGGCGGCGCTGTACACGGGCGTGACCTACTCGCTCGTGGGGGCATGGAGCCGCTCGCCATGGCTTCTGGCGGCCGCAGTGCTCGGCGTCGCAGCGCTCCTTGTAGCGGCCGCCGCTCTCACTCGGCGGCGCCGAAGCGCCGGTTCCTCCGTGCGTACTCCTCAATAG
- a CDS encoding Fur family transcriptional regulator, producing the protein MTDAPPRMTKQRTAVLAVLKQGGFRSAQDWHDRLRHSGSSAGLATVYRALQALAETGDVDAVVTESGETLYRLCEARETHHHHLRCRACGAAEDIDMPSIEVWASKVGAERGYSQIDHTVELTGVCSECTAKDL; encoded by the coding sequence GTGACTGACGCGCCACCGCGCATGACGAAACAGCGGACGGCCGTGCTGGCGGTCCTCAAGCAGGGCGGGTTCAGGTCCGCTCAGGACTGGCATGACCGCTTGCGCCACTCGGGCTCGAGTGCCGGGCTCGCCACCGTGTACAGGGCCCTTCAGGCGCTGGCAGAGACCGGCGACGTCGACGCCGTGGTCACTGAGTCAGGAGAAACGCTCTACCGACTGTGCGAGGCGCGGGAGACGCACCATCACCACTTGCGGTGTCGCGCGTGCGGAGCGGCCGAGGACATCGACATGCCGTCCATCGAGGTGTGGGCTTCCAAGGTGGGCGCCGAACGCGGCTACTCGCAGATCGACCACACCGTAGAACTGACCGGCGTGTGCTCGGAGTGCACTGCGAAGGATCTGTAG
- a CDS encoding metal ABC transporter permease: MSILMEPLVQRMLIAGLMVGMATPVVGTYLVQRRMALLGDGIGHVALAGVAAGWLAGSAAGLAQRDALAIPGAILFAVGGAVAIERMRSRGAAADVVMAILFYGGIATGVLLIGLAGGSNANLLGYLFGSISTVTWVDVWITGGLAVVILAVGIYLRPALFAVTHDQEFARSTGLPVAVLNMVVAILAAVTITVAMRVVGVLLVSALMILPVAIAEQLTYSFSRTMHLAMGIGTVLTMAGVAITLEHDLQPGALIVVLGVAAYVLTNIVATIVRRAKGTP; the protein is encoded by the coding sequence GTGAGCATTCTCATGGAGCCGCTCGTGCAGCGGATGCTCATTGCGGGACTCATGGTGGGCATGGCGACTCCCGTCGTAGGCACGTACCTCGTACAGCGCCGGATGGCGTTGCTAGGCGACGGAATCGGGCACGTCGCACTGGCCGGCGTCGCTGCCGGCTGGCTCGCTGGTTCGGCAGCGGGCCTTGCCCAGCGAGATGCTCTGGCGATTCCCGGTGCCATCCTTTTTGCCGTCGGCGGCGCTGTCGCCATCGAACGCATGCGTTCGAGAGGTGCGGCTGCCGATGTCGTCATGGCCATCCTGTTCTACGGAGGCATCGCCACCGGCGTCCTGCTGATCGGCCTCGCAGGTGGATCGAACGCGAACCTGCTCGGGTACCTCTTCGGTTCCATCTCGACGGTGACCTGGGTTGATGTGTGGATCACTGGCGGCCTCGCCGTCGTGATCCTTGCCGTTGGTATCTACTTGCGGCCCGCCCTCTTCGCGGTGACGCACGATCAGGAGTTCGCCCGCTCCACAGGTTTGCCTGTCGCGGTGCTCAACATGGTCGTAGCAATCCTCGCCGCGGTGACCATCACGGTCGCGATGCGCGTGGTGGGAGTACTTCTCGTGAGCGCACTCATGATCCTCCCGGTGGCCATCGCAGAGCAGCTCACGTACTCGTTCTCCCGCACCATGCACCTGGCCATGGGCATCGGAACCGTGCTCACCATGGCTGGGGTTGCGATTACCCTCGAGCATGATCTTCAGCCAGGCGCGCTCATTGTGGTGCTGGGTGTCGCCGCCTACGTCCTCACGAACATCGTCGCAACTATCGTGCGACGCGCGAAGGGAACGCCGTGA
- a CDS encoding metal ABC transporter ATP-binding protein has translation MSSETSTPNVPRPVLVARDVRVSLQGSEILHGVDIEAAPGEVVALMGGNGSGKSTFVRALVGAVPSTTGTIEFFGEPASALARARVGYVPQRLTASGGLAATALEVVMSGLLGQRTLRPGRGAHTKALKALATLGVQDLADRNVSHLSGGQQQRVLISRALVREPRMLILDEPMAGVDLESQVAFAHALGHLKEAGVAIVIVLHELGALARHIDRAVVIEHGCITYVGAPPRDLGVHALPGHDHEHPHEEPAQRTGSRLGLEGPQ, from the coding sequence GTGAGTAGCGAAACCTCGACGCCGAACGTCCCCCGCCCCGTCTTGGTGGCGCGGGACGTTCGCGTGTCTCTCCAAGGCTCAGAGATCCTGCACGGCGTCGACATTGAAGCCGCTCCGGGCGAGGTCGTGGCGCTCATGGGCGGCAATGGCTCTGGCAAGTCGACGTTCGTGAGGGCGCTCGTAGGCGCCGTGCCATCCACCACGGGAACAATCGAGTTCTTTGGTGAGCCCGCCTCGGCCCTTGCACGCGCGCGGGTGGGCTACGTTCCGCAACGCCTCACCGCGTCAGGGGGCCTCGCGGCCACCGCCCTTGAGGTCGTCATGTCTGGACTACTGGGACAACGCACGCTGAGGCCTGGGCGCGGGGCACACACCAAGGCGCTCAAGGCTCTCGCGACTCTTGGTGTCCAGGATCTTGCCGATCGCAACGTGAGCCACCTGAGCGGCGGCCAACAGCAACGGGTGCTGATCTCGCGCGCCCTGGTCAGAGAGCCGCGCATGCTCATCCTCGATGAGCCGATGGCAGGCGTCGACCTCGAGTCCCAGGTGGCGTTTGCACACGCCCTTGGGCACCTCAAGGAAGCCGGTGTTGCCATCGTCATCGTGCTCCACGAGCTCGGCGCGCTCGCGCGGCACATCGACCGGGCCGTGGTGATCGAGCACGGCTGCATCACCTATGTGGGCGCTCCCCCTCGCGACCTTGGCGTGCACGCGCTGCCTGGCCACGATCACGAGCACCCCCACGAGGAGCCCGCGCAGCGCACCGGTTCGCGCCTCGGATTGGAGGGGCCTCAGTGA
- a CDS encoding metal ABC transporter substrate-binding protein codes for MKTTSPMTLSISALGALALAACSSTEASSDSSAEAATASLNVAAAFYPLQYVAEGVGGAHVAVSSLTPAGVEPHDVELSPATVRDLSNTDLVLFIDEFQPAVEEAISSTGVQSFDAASVIEFAEAEEHADEEDHAEEDDHGSSDPHFWLDPTLLADYAVAVGDEFATLDPDNADDYTANAAALADELRGLDEQFSTGLAMCERTDMITAHEAFGYLARAYDLDQIGIAGLEPDTEPSPARMREIHDIIEETGATTVFTEELVSPKVAESIAQDAGVEPAILDPIESVASDDDYRSVMLRNLDALRAALACE; via the coding sequence ATGAAGACGACCTCGCCCATGACCCTGTCCATCAGCGCGCTTGGCGCACTCGCGCTCGCGGCTTGCTCCAGCACCGAAGCCTCGTCAGACTCATCCGCCGAAGCGGCGACCGCCTCGCTCAACGTTGCCGCGGCCTTCTACCCCTTGCAGTACGTCGCTGAAGGCGTGGGCGGCGCCCACGTTGCCGTGTCCTCCCTCACTCCGGCCGGCGTGGAACCACACGATGTCGAACTCTCCCCCGCCACCGTCCGCGACCTGAGCAACACCGATCTGGTCCTCTTCATCGATGAGTTCCAGCCCGCGGTCGAGGAGGCCATCTCCTCGACAGGCGTGCAGTCCTTTGATGCGGCCTCTGTGATCGAGTTTGCCGAGGCGGAGGAGCACGCCGACGAAGAAGACCACGCCGAGGAGGACGACCACGGCTCATCGGACCCACACTTCTGGCTCGACCCGACGCTCCTGGCCGATTACGCAGTCGCCGTGGGTGACGAGTTCGCCACGCTCGACCCCGACAACGCGGATGACTACACGGCCAATGCCGCCGCTCTCGCGGACGAGTTGCGGGGCCTCGACGAGCAGTTCTCAACCGGCCTGGCCATGTGCGAGCGCACGGACATGATCACGGCGCACGAGGCATTCGGCTACCTCGCTCGCGCCTACGACCTCGACCAGATCGGCATCGCCGGGCTCGAACCGGACACCGAACCCTCCCCTGCCCGCATGCGTGAGATCCACGACATCATCGAAGAGACTGGCGCCACCACCGTCTTCACAGAGGAGCTGGTGAGCCCGAAGGTCGCGGAGTCGATCGCTCAGGACGCAGGTGTCGAGCCCGCGATTCTCGATCCGATTGAGTCCGTGGCTTCGGACGACGACTACCGTAGTGTCATGCTGCGCAACCTCGACGCCCTGAGGGCGGCCCTCGCCTGTGAGTAG
- a CDS encoding glycine--tRNA ligase translates to MATRLDDVISLAKRRGFVFPCGEIYGGTRSAWDYGPLGVELKENIKRQWWRAMVTSRDDIVGLDSSVILPPQVWEASGHISAFVDPLVECLSCHKRYREDHLLEEFEEKKGRAPENGLADIACANCGTRGQWTEPKMFNGLLRTYLGAASDDSGLHYLRPETAQGIFVNFANVLSASRQKPPFGIGQIGKSFRNEITPGNFIFRTREFEQMEMEFFVVPGTDEEWHQYWIDTRMDWYTDLGLRPENLRLYEHPKEKLSHYSKRTVDIEYRFGFQGTEFGELEGIANRTDFDLKTHAQHSGKDLSYFDPATSERFVPYVIEPAAGLTRSLMAFLVEAYEEEEVPTAKGGTETRMVLRLDRRLAPVKAAVLPLSKTDALRPTAQNLAKELRGAWTVDYDETQSIGKRYRRQDEVGTPFCITVDFETLDDQAVTIRDRDTMLQERVSLDKVKGYLAERLLGA, encoded by the coding sequence ATGGCTACGCGCCTCGACGATGTCATTTCCCTTGCCAAGCGACGCGGTTTCGTGTTCCCGTGCGGCGAGATCTACGGTGGCACGCGGTCTGCCTGGGACTACGGGCCGCTGGGCGTCGAGCTCAAGGAGAACATCAAGCGCCAGTGGTGGCGCGCGATGGTCACCAGCCGCGATGACATCGTCGGCCTCGACTCCTCCGTGATTCTGCCCCCGCAAGTGTGGGAGGCCTCCGGTCACATCTCCGCGTTCGTGGACCCCCTCGTCGAGTGCCTGAGTTGCCACAAGCGCTATCGCGAAGACCACCTCCTCGAGGAGTTTGAAGAGAAGAAGGGCCGCGCGCCAGAGAACGGCCTGGCAGATATCGCTTGCGCCAACTGCGGCACCCGTGGGCAGTGGACGGAGCCCAAGATGTTCAACGGTCTGCTGCGCACCTATCTTGGCGCCGCCTCGGACGACTCCGGCCTTCACTACTTGCGCCCAGAGACGGCTCAAGGCATCTTCGTGAACTTTGCCAACGTGCTCTCGGCAAGCAGGCAGAAGCCGCCCTTCGGCATCGGCCAGATCGGCAAGAGCTTCCGCAACGAGATCACTCCAGGAAACTTCATCTTCCGTACGCGCGAGTTCGAGCAGATGGAGATGGAGTTCTTCGTGGTGCCTGGCACCGACGAGGAATGGCACCAGTACTGGATCGACACCCGCATGGACTGGTACACCGACCTTGGCCTCAGGCCAGAGAACTTGCGCCTGTACGAGCACCCCAAAGAGAAGTTGTCGCACTACTCCAAGCGCACCGTCGACATCGAGTACAGGTTCGGCTTCCAAGGAACCGAGTTCGGCGAGCTCGAAGGCATCGCCAACCGCACCGACTTCGACCTCAAGACCCATGCGCAGCACTCCGGCAAGGACCTCAGCTACTTCGATCCCGCCACATCGGAGCGGTTCGTGCCGTACGTGATCGAGCCGGCCGCTGGTCTGACGCGCTCCCTCATGGCGTTCCTGGTGGAGGCCTACGAAGAGGAGGAGGTGCCCACCGCGAAGGGTGGCACCGAAACCCGCATGGTGCTCCGCCTCGACCGCAGGCTTGCGCCGGTCAAGGCGGCGGTGCTGCCGCTGTCCAAGACCGACGCCCTGAGGCCCACCGCCCAAAACCTCGCGAAGGAACTGCGCGGCGCATGGACCGTCGACTACGACGAGACGCAAAGCATCGGCAAGCGCTACCGCCGTCAGGACGAGGTGGGCACTCCTTTCTGCATCACCGTCGACTTCGAGACTCTCGACGATCAGGCCGTGACGATCCGCGACCGCGACACGATGCTGCAAGAGCGCGTGAGCCTCGACAAGGTCAAGGGCTACCTCGCCGAGCGGCTCCTAGGCGCCTAG
- a CDS encoding YibE/F family protein, with the protein MGAGHSHDGPRPRASERTTTILSVIVGVIIFVTLWGAAAVWPDDFSFRGSLDALGEGSTWVSATIESVAEDGSATAMVKGEEGAYVKPISTFDDPTIVLQPGDKVRALELPTGELGFSDFERSSPMLALFIAYVIVVLAVARWRGLGALLGLVVAFGVVFFFTIPALFDGGNALVIGLVTGSGALFALLYMAHGPNARTTTAYLGTLAGLAVTTVLAWWAVDASKLMGFWSENRTHLEFFERGVSLQGILLSGIVLAGLGVLNDVTVTQASAVWELRAVRPDLGWVALYLRGMRIGRDHIASTVYTIAFAYVGAALPTLMFISLYGTSLGFTLTSSDIAEEVVRTLVGSIGLVLAVPLTTAIGALVVASPGSVARTPETEQHAE; encoded by the coding sequence ATGGGAGCCGGACACAGCCACGACGGACCGCGACCGCGCGCCTCCGAACGCACGACCACGATTCTCAGCGTCATCGTCGGCGTCATCATCTTTGTCACCCTGTGGGGCGCCGCAGCGGTCTGGCCGGACGACTTCAGCTTTCGCGGCTCGCTCGACGCCTTGGGCGAGGGATCCACCTGGGTGAGCGCCACCATCGAATCCGTCGCGGAGGACGGGTCGGCGACGGCCATGGTGAAGGGCGAGGAAGGCGCCTACGTCAAGCCGATCTCGACTTTTGACGACCCCACCATCGTGCTCCAGCCCGGCGACAAGGTGCGCGCGCTCGAACTTCCCACCGGAGAATTGGGTTTCTCCGATTTCGAACGCAGCAGCCCGATGCTCGCACTGTTCATCGCGTACGTGATCGTGGTTCTCGCCGTCGCTCGCTGGCGGGGCCTTGGCGCGCTGCTGGGCCTTGTCGTCGCCTTCGGGGTGGTCTTCTTCTTCACGATCCCGGCGCTCTTCGACGGCGGCAACGCCCTCGTGATCGGGCTGGTGACGGGCTCTGGCGCCTTGTTCGCGCTCTTGTACATGGCACACGGCCCGAATGCGAGAACGACCACGGCCTATCTGGGCACCTTGGCGGGGCTTGCCGTCACGACAGTGCTTGCGTGGTGGGCCGTCGACGCCTCCAAACTCATGGGCTTCTGGAGCGAAAACCGTACCCACCTCGAGTTCTTCGAGCGCGGAGTCTCCTTGCAAGGAATCTTGCTGTCTGGCATCGTCTTGGCGGGTCTCGGTGTGCTCAACGACGTCACGGTGACCCAAGCGTCGGCCGTGTGGGAGTTGCGCGCTGTGCGACCGGATCTTGGGTGGGTCGCGCTGTACTTGAGAGGAATGCGCATCGGGCGTGACCACATCGCATCGACCGTCTACACGATCGCGTTCGCCTACGTGGGGGCGGCGCTTCCCACGCTCATGTTCATCTCGCTGTACGGGACCAGTCTGGGCTTCACCCTCACGTCCTCCGACATCGCTGAAGAGGTCGTCCGCACTCTCGTTGGCTCGATCGGGCTGGTGCTGGCTGTGCCACTCACCACGGCGATCGGCGCTCTCGTGGTGGCCTCGCCCGGATCGGTGGCCAGGACTCCAGAAACGGAGCAGCACGCGGAATAG
- a CDS encoding glycosyltransferase yields the protein MNLLSDVLQHFSTEWRTYVPIALAGAIVWSLWLYRFVLSRFARPIQSDFRTTTSVVVPSYHEDPDILMWCLDSWREQNPTEIIVVLDVEDGEAYRRISELGDERVKPVLFKHAGKRSALGHGIRRATSEILVLVDSDTWWQPRLLEEVQKPFIDERVGAVSTHQNVQERRSSVWRRVADWLVNLRYYDYVPAMGRAGGVACVSGRTAVYRRKAVIPVLENLENEFFLGKRCIAGDDGRLTWLVLASGYKTVHQSTARALSMFPSTFRAFIKQRVRWSRNSYRTYMTAIAKGWLWRTPLVTQVTVLQIVLTPVTMGITIGYIAFSRLEFTWLSVGAISAWLIVSRGIRGFSHLIRHPLDVLYLPVVTATVILIALPIKVYAFITMNKQGWLTRDATGRGGEGQTASSLEPREQLV from the coding sequence ATGAATCTACTTTCCGACGTCCTGCAACACTTCTCGACGGAATGGCGGACCTACGTTCCCATCGCTCTCGCGGGGGCGATCGTGTGGTCGTTGTGGCTGTATCGCTTCGTGCTATCCCGCTTTGCGCGGCCCATCCAGTCCGATTTCCGCACCACCACCTCGGTGGTGGTGCCGTCGTACCACGAGGACCCCGACATCCTCATGTGGTGCCTCGACTCGTGGCGTGAACAGAACCCGACCGAAATCATCGTGGTGCTCGACGTCGAGGACGGGGAGGCCTACCGCCGCATCAGCGAACTCGGCGACGAGCGCGTCAAGCCGGTGCTGTTCAAGCACGCGGGGAAGCGCTCCGCTCTCGGGCATGGAATTCGCCGCGCCACCTCGGAGATTCTTGTGCTTGTCGACTCCGACACCTGGTGGCAGCCGCGCCTGTTGGAAGAGGTGCAGAAGCCGTTCATCGATGAGCGTGTGGGTGCGGTGAGTACTCATCAGAACGTTCAGGAGCGTCGCTCCAGTGTGTGGAGGAGAGTCGCAGACTGGCTGGTGAACCTCCGCTACTACGACTACGTCCCCGCGATGGGGCGGGCCGGGGGCGTCGCGTGCGTCTCCGGTCGCACCGCCGTGTACCGCCGCAAGGCCGTGATTCCCGTTCTTGAGAATCTGGAGAACGAGTTCTTCCTTGGCAAGCGCTGCATCGCAGGTGACGACGGCCGGCTCACCTGGCTCGTCCTCGCGTCAGGGTACAAAACGGTGCACCAGTCGACGGCGCGAGCGCTGTCGATGTTCCCCTCGACGTTCAGGGCGTTCATCAAGCAGCGTGTGCGTTGGAGCCGCAACTCCTACCGGACCTACATGACGGCGATCGCGAAGGGCTGGCTGTGGCGCACCCCGCTCGTCACGCAGGTGACAGTGCTGCAGATTGTGCTGACGCCAGTGACGATGGGAATCACCATCGGCTACATCGCCTTCTCCCGACTCGAGTTCACGTGGCTGTCGGTCGGAGCGATCTCCGCTTGGCTCATCGTGAGTCGTGGCATCCGAGGGTTCTCCCACCTGATCAGGCACCCCCTCGATGTGTTGTACCTGCCCGTCGTCACGGCAACCGTGATCCTGATCGCCCTTCCGATCAAGGTGTACGCCTTCATCACCATGAACAAGCAGGGCTGGCTGACGCGCGACGCGACCGGGCGTGGCGGCGAGGGCCAGACCGCTTCGAGTCTCGAACCAAGGGAGCAATTGGTATGA
- a CDS encoding right-handed parallel beta-helix repeat-containing protein, with protein MTKTMTIIAVLALAGLAWLGLGSRVDAQAQGAEEPADSGTETVASYDGDPEAEASWVQREDERLELVADVQRDVRTEPATHSYPYRVDTEPFTTLVLPPRPAPYTVPDLLNVAPDTVTKDVTGVVTIGEHVVVARGATLELTSDDAMRIRLLSNEEGFASIVTIGGTLVLEGSESTQLAVASWDGDGPDETTADGRAYIRASGAEARVRNVDVSSLGFWSGKTGGLSFVGNESPRDALPPLVEAGSTDSHAEAERDTTTASPSGNFGATDEPLRALALAPAVEVYRTQVTDNAFGMFVSGTGPAQIAESTVLDSRVDGIVIHRDADGTMLSHTEASSSGRDGIRVMAGSHAVALLGTTTNDNGRNGVTVYADALAEGPSVSGSSTSPFSDHRIESSVAENNADFGIRIHGGDSIAVSHNRVDGGRYGIAVSGPAEEVSVVGNQVESVQSQGISFWDGVAGAARANSVDGAQIGIYARAADAELLANTITDATVHGVSVVGTATGTTIAGNEVAGAGSSAVDTLRAEGAVVSETNDVANWSYGSFFERAVDFATTPLSLMWALLGLILALAASVRIRARRAGVRHPYEDREPLEKLTPGAIEPQEVRRDETASGRHTDVRDEHAESQWFAPVFADDDANVRSTR; from the coding sequence ATGACCAAGACGATGACGATCATCGCCGTACTGGCGCTCGCCGGGCTCGCGTGGCTCGGACTCGGTTCTCGCGTGGATGCGCAAGCGCAGGGCGCTGAGGAGCCCGCGGACTCGGGCACCGAGACGGTGGCGTCCTATGACGGGGACCCGGAAGCGGAAGCCTCCTGGGTTCAGCGCGAAGACGAACGCCTGGAACTCGTGGCCGACGTTCAAAGGGATGTGCGCACCGAGCCTGCAACGCACAGCTACCCGTACCGCGTGGACACCGAGCCTTTCACTACGCTCGTGCTTCCACCACGGCCAGCCCCGTACACCGTGCCGGACCTCCTGAACGTTGCGCCCGACACCGTCACCAAGGACGTCACGGGCGTCGTGACCATTGGTGAGCACGTGGTGGTCGCCAGGGGGGCGACTCTCGAACTGACGTCGGACGACGCCATGCGCATCAGGCTGCTCAGCAACGAGGAAGGCTTCGCCAGCATCGTCACGATCGGCGGCACGCTCGTTCTTGAGGGCTCCGAAAGCACGCAGCTCGCGGTGGCGAGCTGGGACGGCGACGGGCCCGACGAGACGACGGCGGACGGCAGGGCCTACATCCGCGCTTCAGGAGCCGAGGCGCGAGTGCGAAACGTTGACGTCTCCTCGCTCGGGTTCTGGAGCGGGAAGACGGGCGGGCTGTCCTTCGTCGGCAACGAATCCCCTAGGGACGCGCTCCCGCCGCTCGTCGAAGCCGGTTCGACTGACAGCCACGCAGAAGCCGAGCGCGACACCACCACGGCGTCGCCTTCCGGGAATTTCGGTGCCACCGATGAACCGCTGCGCGCTCTGGCCCTCGCGCCAGCAGTCGAGGTCTATCGCACTCAGGTGACGGACAACGCCTTCGGCATGTTCGTGTCAGGGACAGGTCCTGCGCAGATCGCCGAGTCGACGGTGCTTGACAGCCGAGTTGATGGCATCGTGATTCACCGCGACGCAGACGGCACGATGCTTTCGCACACGGAGGCGAGTTCGAGCGGCCGAGACGGGATCCGCGTGATGGCCGGATCCCATGCAGTGGCGTTGCTCGGGACTACCACCAACGACAACGGTCGCAACGGAGTCACGGTCTACGCCGACGCGCTTGCAGAGGGTCCTTCCGTGAGCGGTTCGAGCACGAGCCCGTTTAGCGATCACCGCATCGAGTCGAGTGTGGCGGAAAACAACGCCGACTTCGGCATCAGGATTCACGGCGGTGATTCGATCGCCGTGAGCCACAACCGCGTTGACGGCGGTCGGTACGGCATTGCCGTCTCCGGTCCCGCTGAAGAGGTCTCGGTGGTGGGCAACCAGGTGGAGTCGGTCCAGTCTCAAGGCATCAGTTTCTGGGATGGCGTCGCGGGTGCGGCGCGCGCGAACAGCGTCGACGGCGCCCAGATTGGCATCTACGCGAGAGCGGCCGACGCCGAACTGCTCGCTAACACGATTACTGATGCCACCGTTCACGGAGTCTCCGTCGTGGGCACCGCGACCGGGACCACGATCGCAGGAAACGAGGTGGCAGGGGCAGGATCGTCAGCCGTTGACACCTTGAGAGCTGAGGGCGCGGTGGTGTCCGAGACCAATGACGTAGCGAACTGGTCGTACGGCTCGTTCTTTGAGCGGGCGGTCGACTTCGCTACCACGCCGCTGTCGCTCATGTGGGCGTTGCTCGGGCTGATTCTGGCCCTCGCGGCGAGTGTGAGGATCCGCGCGCGTCGTGCAGGCGTCCGGCATCCCTATGAGGACAGGGAGCCGCTCGAGAAGCTCACGCCTGGTGCCATTGAACCGCAGGAGGTCCGTCGCGACGAGACCGCCAGCGGCCGGCACACGGACGTCCGTGACGAGCACGCGGAGAGCCAGTGGTTCGCTCCCGTGTTCGCGGATGATGACGCGAACGTAAGGAGTACGCGATGA